The DNA segment AAAAATGCTGGTAGACAACGGGGCAAGTCATGCCATATCTTTGGAAAGGCTCAATGAGCGCCCTTTCCCCGTGCCTTCAACGTCTATTCCCGCCAGTCTTGGTGTAGGCATGAGCGGGCCTATCGACGGCAGCATTGGCCGGATCCCTTCCTTAACCATTGGCGGGGTTGTGCTCAAAAATATTTTGGCATCTTACCCCCACTACGATGATGTAGCTGCCAAAGTGATACTGAAAGACCGCAATGGTAATTTAGGGGCCGATGTATTGAGCCGTTTTAACATCACTTTTGATTACGAAGACAATTCTGTATACCTGAAAAAGAACAGCCTGTTTAACCGGCCTTTCGAACATGACATGTCGGGCATAGAGGTATACCTTCAGGAGGGCAAGAAAAAACATTATTTCATCAGCAGGATCGAACCCGGGTCACCAGCCGAAAAAGCGGGGATACAGGTAGATGACGAGCTCATTTCCATCAATCTTATGCCTGTTATGAGTTATAAACTGGATGAAATCAGCAACCTGTTCAAAGCTGCCGACGGCAAACAGATGATCCTCACCATTGTAAGGAACAATGAGCTGATGATTAAGGTTTTTAAGCTTAAACAAAGAATTTAAAGGATTATTTTACCTTTGTGTATATGCTTAAAAAATCTTTCCTTACTCTTGTTGTGCTTTGTGGCTACGGTTTAGCTTTTGCACAAAATACAGACTCACTTAACCTGGTCCATACCAAATGGGATAAACAGCGCCTGGCCCGGAAAATCAAACTGGTTACCCACCATTTTAATGCTAAAGATCTTTTTCTGGCCAACCAGAACATCAGCTACCTGGAAATTAAAAACAAAGGCAGATCGCCTGTACTGGCCATCTCCGCAGAAGAAAAAGTGTTAAAAACGACCAGTACCTTTGGCACAGAAAACAATGCGCTGGCCGCTGTTAACGGTTCTTTTTTTGATGTTAAGAATGGCGGGTCGGTAGATTTTATAAAAGTGGGGGGCAAAGTGCTGGCCGAAAACCGGCTCGAAAAAAATGATAGCCGCGCAAGGCACCAGCAGGCAGCTGTAGTGATCAGCAATGGTAAACTGGCCTTAAAAAAATGGGACGGTACTGCCGACTGGGAGCAACGCTTAACAGAAGAAAATGTTTTGCTGAGCGGCCCCCTGCTGATGTTAAACGGTACGGACGAGGCGCTCGACTCTACCAGTTTTTCACGGTCACGGCATCCGAGAACTGCCATCGGCATTAAGCCGAACGGAAGAATCCTTTTACTGACGGTTGACGGCAGGAACAGCAACTCGGCAGGAATGAGTTTAACAGAACTGGCCAAAACGATGAAATGGCTGGGCTGTACCAGCTCCATTAACCTGGATGGCGGGGGCTCTACAACCTTATGGGTAAGTGGTTTTCCCGGGGGTGGAGTGGTGAATTACCCAACGGACAATAAACTTTGGGACCATGCCGGACAACGGAAAGTAGCAAATGTGATCCTGGTGAAAAAGACGCGCTGATATGACAAAAACCAGTATCCTGAATGTGCTGGCGGTTGTGGCGCTACTGCTTGGCAGCTGCAACAGCGCAGGGGACAAGCCTGCAAACAGCAAAAAAATTACCGGGAAGCAGCCTTTTGATGCCGTTATTGGCATTAAATATTATGAAGTAAAGCGTCGTTTTAGTACCGGCCTCTCTTTTAATGAACTTGGCTTTCAGCAGGAACCTTCCTGGATCATACAGTTCAAATCCAGGGACACGATAATGGCTTATAGCCCTCAGTATAAAAGGATGCAGTCCTTTTACCTGCATTACGACCATGGTGATGTGTATAATTTTGCCAAAGAGTGGTTCAGGATCAAGAAGGTAAGTAAAGACAGCCTGGTCTTTCAGCGCCTTCATTTAACGGCAAGGGAGATTTCTAAAGACATCCGTTCTGACGTAAACCTGACCTGGTATGCTGAAGATTATATCAACAAGACACTTAAAACGTCGGTAGAAAAGCTGCAACGCCCTACCAGGGCAGATACGCTGTACATCCAAAAGCTGGCAGAAAAAACGAACAGGAATCCCGACAACCGTGACAGTGCCTTTGGGGCCCGGCAACCCGTGGAATTGATCCCCCTAAGTAAAATGATTAAAGTAGAAAAGATCAGCAGTGTGGATAAGCTTTTGGGCAAGACTGAGGCTTATGATTATCTTTTCCCGAGATACCGGGTCGACATTTCAAAAGCTTACGCCGATTTTGGCTACGATTTTTCGGCTGTAGTTGATGCAAAAGGCCGCATACATTTAGGCGCTTTTCATACCAATTTTCCGGAGAATTATGAGCCGCGTAAAAAAACGCTGGAGGCCATTATTGATGTTTATTTTCAGCATCTTTTAAAGGTTGTTCCGGGAAAAACACTCGGAATTCCGCATTCAAGTGAAATAAACTTCTCGGTAATAGGCCGGAAAAACAGCAAATAAAGCCTGTTTTATTTTATATTTATCAAAAAATGAAGCATTTGCATATTATAAAAAAATATTATGTACCTTGCACACTTAATTTTTAATAAATAATACAATGCAAGAAGGAACAGTAAAATTTTTTAATGTAACTAAAGGTTTCGGTTTTATTATCCCAGCTAATGGAGATAGCGAAATTTTTGTACATTCAACAGGCCTTATCGACGAAATTCGTGAAAACGACAAAGTTGAATATGACGTTGAAAGCGGCAAAAAAGGGTTGAATGCGATTAATGTTAAAGTAATCTAGATTATTAAAAACATAAATTGTACAGCATCGCGGATAACCCGCGATGCTTTTTTGTTTATAAGCCTTTTCTATTTGTGGTTTTTGATCACCTCGAAAAGCAATTCCGGCTCATTGGTGGTAATGAACTCTACCTTATTGTCGAGCAGCCATTTCATATCCGCTTCCGCATTTACAGTCCATGCGTTAATGGTCAGGCCCAGCGCTTTAGCTTTATTAAACCACTCCCCTTTCTGATAAACGCTGTAATTATAATCAGCACCATAAAAACCATCCTGCTTCATCTTTTCAAGCGAAACATCTCCTTTTAAATAGGCGACATGTGCATCGGGCTGGATCTGTAATACCTGTTTCAGGATGTCGTAGCTAAAACTGATATAGTCTACCCAGGCAGTAGCATTCAGTTTGTGTACCATAGCCACTACTTTAGCTGTTAAGATCTTGTCAAACTCTGCCCCTGCCTTAGAGGGTTTGACCTCAAGGATCAGCCGTGTTGTTTTTTGCTTCATTCCAGCTTTTAAATAGGCTTCTAAGGTTGGGATGCCCTCTCCATTGGAAAGTTTTTTACCCAGCAGCTCCTTATAGGTAGATTTTTCAATATGCATGCCCTGAAAATCAGGATCGTGGTTCACCACCAGCACACTGTCCAATGTCATATGTACATCAAATTCAGATCCGAAACAACCGATTCTTATGGCCTCTTTTAAAGATGCGATAGAATTTTCAGGAAGATTGTTCTTCTTCCAGGCCCCCCGGTGTGCAATAACCTGATTCTTGTTCCAGCTGTTGATCGTTTTGATTTTCTTTTGTGCAAATGCGCCATTTAATGTCATCACCATAAGGACAATGAGTAAAGATACCTGTTTCATATTGTTATGTTTTTTTACTAAAGTAAAAATTATAAAAACAAATCGAAACATTGTTGTTGTTAATAAAATGTAATCCCTGCATAAAGCCAGGGTTAATGTTCGTATTTTTATTAAAAAACGTGGCTGATTCTTATCTTTAAGCTATATTCACCAGCAATGAGCAGCAATTACGAACTTTTAATTTCTAAAATTAATGAGTTTACGCAAAAGTTTTACCTCAATAAACTTTTGCGGGGCAGCATTTATACGGCTGCGCTCCTGCTGGCTTTATACCTGGTACTGTTTGTCCTGATCTATTATACCCAGCCTGGCACAGCTACTAAAACCGCCTTGTTTTTTGGATACATTGCCCTTGGCCTCCTCGCCATTGTACTGCTGGTGATCAGCCCTGCCCTGTCCTATTTTAAACTTGGTAAAAATTTAAGCATAGAACAGGCTTCGGCGCTTATCGGCGATCATTTTTTTAATGTGAAAGATAAGCTGCTCAATACCCTTCAACTGAAAGCAATGGCCGAAAAATCGCCCGGTAACAGTCAGCTCATCCTTGCCGGGATAGACCAGAAGATTTCAGAACTGAAGCCCATTCCCTTTTCGAGTGCCATTAAACTGGCAGACAACAAAAAATACATCAAATATTTTCTGGCGCCAGCTTCCCTTATTCTGCTGATTGCGATCATTGCCCCGGCCATATTGCGGGAAGGTACAAGCAGTTTTGTCCAGTACAATAAGGAAATTTTGCCAAAAGCCCCCTTTAATTTTGTGCTGCTCAACTCCGGGCTCAGGGTGGCGCAGGGCGATGATGTAAAGCTGCAGCTCAAACTTACCGGCGATGAAATTCCACAGGAAGTCTATGTCTCGGACGGAACAAACACTTATAAACTGGAAAAGGAAAGCACTACAAGGTTCAGTTATACATTTAAGAACATTCAAAAAAGCCAGAAAATAAGTTTCATGGCCGGGGGCTTTAATTCGGCAGCCTTTGCCATTGAGGTAAAGCCAAGGCCATCCATCCTTGCCCTGACGGCCCGGTTGCTTTATCCGGCCTATCTGAACAAAAAGCCCGAAAGCATTAAAAATGCGGGCGACCTGCTGCTGCCTGAAGGAACAAATGTAACCTGGACAATGGAAACGCAGCACAGCGACCAGCTTACTTTTACATTGGGCAACAAATCGCAGGTTTTAAAGGCCATCAACAATTCCTTTTCCTATACGGGCACCATCCGCGAAAATTCGACCTACCGTATTGTACCCAGAAACAATTTTGTAGTCAGTAAAGACTCCCTGACCCATCAGTTAAATGTAATCAAGGATGAGTTTCCCGCCATTTCTGTTACCGAAACACCAGATTCCCTGAGCAGTAAGGCGCTTTATTTTTCAGGCAAGATCAATGACGATCACGGTTTTACTTCACTAAAATTTAAATACAGCATTAGGGAAGGCGACAAGATAAAAAGTACTGTCAGCAGCCTGGTCCCGTTCAAAAATGGACGACAGGACTTTGCCTTCTTCTATTTCTGGGATTTAAAAACGATAGCCGTAAAACCTGACCAGCGTATGGAGTATTACTTTGAGGTTGCCGATAATGATGGGGTAAACGGACCAAAGACCACAAAATCAGAAATTAAGGTCTTTACCCCCCCTTCTTCTCAGCAGGTTGCCGAGAAAATAAACGAAAGCAGCCAGGTACTCAAACAGAAAATGGGAAAAGCAATTAAACTGGCCGCACAGATAGAAAAAGAAAGTAAAAAGCTGGGGGAAATCCTGCTGGACAAGAAACAGCTTACTTATGAAGATAAAAAGCAGGTTGAACAGCTGCTGGACAAGCAAAAGCAATTGGAAGAGGCCGTAAAAGAAATCAACAGCCTGAACAAAAAGAACACTTTTGAAAAAGAAGAAAATAACATTCTTAAACAGGAACTTGCCGAGAAACAAAAGCAGATCGACGACCTGTTTAACCATGTTCTGGATGAAAAAACGAAGACCCTGCTGGAAAAGCTGCAGCGCCTGATGGACCAGAACAACAAGGACCAGACCCAGAATGAATTGTCTAAAATGCAGCTGGACAATAAATCGCTTAAAAATGAGCTGGACCGAATCCTTGAACTTTACAAACAGCTGGAATTTGAACAAACCCTTCAACAGACGACAGACCGGCTGAAAGAACTGGCCAAAGCACAAAAAGAACAGGCCGACAAGAGCCTGGCCAAAGATGCAGGGCTAAACGAACTGAAAAACAAGCAGCAGCAATTGTCGGAATCTTTTAACGACCTGAAAAAAGAAATGAAAAAGCTGGACGAAAAAAACCAGCAGCTTGAACGGCCCAACCCTTTTCAAAACCCTGAAAAAGAAACCAAGGACATTGAACAACAGCAAAAAGGGGCTGAAGTGCAGCTGGATAAAAACGACCGGAAAAAAGCTGCTGAACAACAGCAAAAGGCGGCCGACCAAATGGAGCAGCTGGCCCTTAAAATGAGTGAAATGCAGCAGGAATCGGCCGAAATGGAAAATAACCTGAATGCAAAAGAACTGCGCCAACTTTTGGAAAACCTGTTAAAGACCTCATTTGACCAGGAAAAAGTAATGTTGAATTTAAGACGCTTAAATAGCAATGATTCCCAATATACCAGCAATGTTCAGCAACAACGCCTGATCAGAGACAACATGAAGACCATTGGCGACAGCCTATTTTCGTTGAGCAAACGCGTACCACAGATTGAGACTGCAGTAAATGAGGAGCTACAAAAGATCAATTTTAATATGGACAAGGGGCTGGAAAACCTGGGTGAGCGGAACACAGCCGCTGCAAATAAAAACCAGCAGTATGCGATGACCTCTATCAATAACCTTTCTTTAATGTTAAATGAAGCGCTGGACCAGTTACAGAAGAGCAAAGCAGGCAAGGGGGCTGGAAAAGGAAAGAAACAAAGCCTTGGGCAGTTACAGAAAATGCAGCAGCAACTGAAT comes from the Pedobacter heparinus DSM 2366 genome and includes:
- a CDS encoding phosphodiester glycosidase family protein, coding for MLKKSFLTLVVLCGYGLAFAQNTDSLNLVHTKWDKQRLARKIKLVTHHFNAKDLFLANQNISYLEIKNKGRSPVLAISAEEKVLKTTSTFGTENNALAAVNGSFFDVKNGGSVDFIKVGGKVLAENRLEKNDSRARHQQAAVVISNGKLALKKWDGTADWEQRLTEENVLLSGPLLMLNGTDEALDSTSFSRSRHPRTAIGIKPNGRILLLTVDGRNSNSAGMSLTELAKTMKWLGCTSSINLDGGGSTTLWVSGFPGGGVVNYPTDNKLWDHAGQRKVANVILVKKTR
- a CDS encoding cold-shock protein, which translates into the protein MQEGTVKFFNVTKGFGFIIPANGDSEIFVHSTGLIDEIRENDKVEYDVESGKKGLNAINVKVI
- a CDS encoding glycerophosphodiester phosphodiesterase → MKQVSLLIVLMVMTLNGAFAQKKIKTINSWNKNQVIAHRGAWKKNNLPENSIASLKEAIRIGCFGSEFDVHMTLDSVLVVNHDPDFQGMHIEKSTYKELLGKKLSNGEGIPTLEAYLKAGMKQKTTRLILEVKPSKAGAEFDKILTAKVVAMVHKLNATAWVDYISFSYDILKQVLQIQPDAHVAYLKGDVSLEKMKQDGFYGADYNYSVYQKGEWFNKAKALGLTINAWTVNAEADMKWLLDNKVEFITTNEPELLFEVIKNHK
- a CDS encoding DUF4175 family protein translates to MSSNYELLISKINEFTQKFYLNKLLRGSIYTAALLLALYLVLFVLIYYTQPGTATKTALFFGYIALGLLAIVLLVISPALSYFKLGKNLSIEQASALIGDHFFNVKDKLLNTLQLKAMAEKSPGNSQLILAGIDQKISELKPIPFSSAIKLADNKKYIKYFLAPASLILLIAIIAPAILREGTSSFVQYNKEILPKAPFNFVLLNSGLRVAQGDDVKLQLKLTGDEIPQEVYVSDGTNTYKLEKESTTRFSYTFKNIQKSQKISFMAGGFNSAAFAIEVKPRPSILALTARLLYPAYLNKKPESIKNAGDLLLPEGTNVTWTMETQHSDQLTFTLGNKSQVLKAINNSFSYTGTIRENSTYRIVPRNNFVVSKDSLTHQLNVIKDEFPAISVTETPDSLSSKALYFSGKINDDHGFTSLKFKYSIREGDKIKSTVSSLVPFKNGRQDFAFFYFWDLKTIAVKPDQRMEYYFEVADNDGVNGPKTTKSEIKVFTPPSSQQVAEKINESSQVLKQKMGKAIKLAAQIEKESKKLGEILLDKKQLTYEDKKQVEQLLDKQKQLEEAVKEINSLNKKNTFEKEENNILKQELAEKQKQIDDLFNHVLDEKTKTLLEKLQRLMDQNNKDQTQNELSKMQLDNKSLKNELDRILELYKQLEFEQTLQQTTDRLKELAKAQKEQADKSLAKDAGLNELKNKQQQLSESFNDLKKEMKKLDEKNQQLERPNPFQNPEKETKDIEQQQKGAEVQLDKNDRKKAAEQQQKAADQMEQLALKMSEMQQESAEMENNLNAKELRQLLENLLKTSFDQEKVMLNLRRLNSNDSQYTSNVQQQRLIRDNMKTIGDSLFSLSKRVPQIETAVNEELQKINFNMDKGLENLGERNTAAANKNQQYAMTSINNLSLMLNEALDQLQKSKAGKGAGKGKKQSLGQLQKMQQQLNDNMQKAREQMQKGGNKGNVPKGAMSEEFAKMAQQQQMIREALQKINSEENKDGKGKLGNLNKTIEDMKATETELVNKLLEQETLNRQKEVLTKLLEAENADREQDEDAKRESKAGKDLPPSYRQMLEKFKTLQKSETEWLQKMPPSLNHYYKNKIAEYFKLLNSGQ